One Streptomyces sp. NBC_00223 genomic window carries:
- a CDS encoding transglutaminase-like domain-containing protein: MEPTPETADLSAYLAADEVIDHGHPLVRETAALLRADAPEPYDYAKAAFEYVRDAVPHSFDSGDERVTWRASDVLERRTGICYAKSHALAALLRAEGIPAGLCYQRLTEDDGSHPVVHGLVALLLPGHDRWARQDPRGNKPGVDARFSLDGERLAWPVRPELGEVDYPLLYAAPPAPVLAALRAAATRTELAVTLPAGLD; the protein is encoded by the coding sequence ATGGAGCCCACCCCGGAGACCGCCGACCTTTCCGCCTATCTGGCCGCCGATGAGGTCATCGACCACGGCCACCCACTGGTACGGGAGACCGCCGCCCTGCTGCGCGCCGACGCCCCCGAACCGTATGACTATGCGAAGGCGGCCTTCGAGTACGTCCGTGACGCCGTCCCGCACTCCTTCGACAGCGGCGACGAGCGCGTCACCTGGCGGGCCTCCGACGTGCTGGAACGGCGCACCGGCATCTGCTACGCCAAGTCGCACGCCCTGGCCGCCCTGCTGCGCGCCGAGGGCATCCCGGCCGGGCTGTGCTACCAGCGGCTCACCGAGGACGACGGCTCGCACCCGGTCGTCCACGGCCTCGTCGCCCTGCTGCTGCCCGGCCACGACCGCTGGGCCCGCCAGGACCCGCGCGGCAACAAGCCCGGCGTGGACGCCCGGTTCTCGCTCGACGGCGAACGGCTGGCCTGGCCGGTGCGGCCCGAACTCGGCGAGGTGGACTACCCGCTGCTCTACGCCGCGCCGCCCGCGCCCGTACTGGCCGCGCTGCGGGCTGCCGCGACCCGTACCGAACTGGCCGTGACGCTGCCCGCGGGACTGGACTGA
- a CDS encoding glycerophosphodiester phosphodiesterase gives MSFLTVGHRGVMGVEPENTLRSFRRAERAGLDQIELDLHLSKDCALVVMHDSEVDRTTDGAGLVRDLTLAEIRGLDAGLGERVPLFEEVLDAVALPVQAEIKDIAAARVLAAVLRERGETDRVSVLSFHDKALAEVRTLLPEARTVLVASELGPDLVPRAQAVGARLVSLDLTRISLDVVRRCHAAGIAVMAWPVNSARDWALARALGLDGAATDLPEEPAG, from the coding sequence ATGAGCTTCCTCACCGTCGGTCACCGCGGGGTCATGGGCGTCGAGCCGGAGAACACCCTGCGGTCCTTCCGCCGGGCCGAGCGGGCGGGCCTGGACCAGATCGAACTGGACCTCCATCTGAGCAAGGACTGCGCGCTGGTCGTCATGCACGACTCCGAGGTGGACCGCACCACCGACGGCGCCGGACTGGTCCGCGATCTGACCCTCGCCGAGATCCGCGGCCTGGACGCCGGGCTCGGCGAGCGCGTACCGCTCTTCGAGGAGGTGCTGGACGCGGTCGCCCTGCCCGTGCAGGCCGAGATCAAGGACATCGCGGCGGCCCGGGTGCTGGCCGCCGTACTGCGCGAGCGCGGCGAGACCGACCGGGTCAGCGTTCTGTCCTTCCACGACAAGGCCCTCGCCGAGGTCCGCACCCTGCTCCCCGAGGCGCGCACGGTGCTGGTCGCGAGCGAACTGGGCCCCGACCTCGTCCCGCGCGCCCAGGCCGTCGGCGCCCGCCTGGTCAGTCTTGACCTGACCCGGATCAGCCTGGACGTCGTACGCCGCTGCCACGCGGCCGGGATCGCCGTGATGGCCTGGCCCGTGAACTCCGCGCGGGACTGGGCGCTGGCCCGCGCGCTCGGCCTGGACGGCGCCGCCACCGACCTGCCGGAGGAGCCCGCCGGGTAG
- a CDS encoding flavin reductase family protein gives MTATSDIGSARPAVPASDSGAPAAGATSAVDPALFRSVFRRHAAGVAVITAPGPAGPAGFTATSLASVAADPPLLSFGISSGSSSWPAVVEAPYVGVHILGEHQEELAALFARSGADRFGPATAWAPGPHGVPLLGGVSAWVVGRVVGQVPAGDHRIVVAQAVAAESRGPGGPLLYHEGGFHRLPSRPGQD, from the coding sequence GTGACCGCCACGAGCGACATCGGTTCCGCCCGCCCGGCCGTCCCCGCCTCCGACTCCGGCGCCCCCGCAGCGGGCGCCACCAGCGCCGTCGATCCCGCCCTGTTCCGCTCGGTCTTCCGCCGGCACGCCGCCGGTGTCGCGGTGATCACCGCGCCCGGGCCCGCCGGACCGGCCGGCTTCACTGCCACCTCGCTCGCCTCGGTGGCCGCCGACCCACCGCTGCTCTCCTTCGGCATCAGCTCCGGCTCCTCCAGTTGGCCCGCCGTGGTCGAGGCGCCCTATGTCGGCGTCCACATACTCGGCGAGCACCAGGAGGAGTTGGCGGCCCTGTTCGCCCGCAGCGGCGCCGACCGCTTCGGTCCCGCCACCGCCTGGGCCCCGGGCCCGCACGGGGTGCCGCTACTGGGCGGTGTCTCCGCCTGGGTCGTCGGCCGGGTCGTCGGCCAAGTGCCCGCGGGCGACCACCGGATAGTGGTCGCGCAGGCGGTGGCCGCCGAGTCCCGGGGACCGGGCGGCCCGCTGCTCTACCACGAGGGCGGCTTCCACCGGCTGCCCTCCAGGCCCGGACAGGACTGA
- a CDS encoding lysophospholipid acyltransferase family protein: MAELVYPPVVGFARTMFKAQGLRFDMRGTEHVPREGGALLVSNHIGYLDFVFCGLSALPSKRLVRFMAKESVFRHKVSGPLMRAMKHIPVDRSEGMHAYAHALDALRGGEIIGVFPEATISQSFTLKAFKSGAARLAMEAGVPLLPMALWGTQRLWTKGHPRNLGRTKLPITVRIGEQMRPHQNERAGALTRRLRQRVQELLEDAQRAYPGRPSGPDDRWWLPAHLGGTAPTPEEAAARDRESQPQAS, translated from the coding sequence ATGGCCGAACTCGTCTACCCGCCGGTCGTCGGCTTCGCCCGGACCATGTTCAAGGCGCAGGGTCTGCGCTTCGACATGCGGGGCACCGAGCATGTGCCGCGTGAGGGCGGCGCGCTGCTGGTGAGCAATCACATCGGCTATCTGGACTTCGTCTTCTGCGGTCTCAGCGCTCTCCCGTCCAAGCGGCTGGTGCGCTTCATGGCGAAGGAGTCGGTGTTCCGGCACAAGGTGTCGGGGCCGCTGATGCGGGCGATGAAGCACATCCCGGTGGACCGCTCGGAGGGTATGCACGCTTACGCGCACGCGCTGGACGCGCTGCGCGGCGGCGAGATCATCGGGGTCTTCCCCGAGGCGACGATCTCGCAGTCCTTCACCCTCAAGGCGTTCAAGTCCGGTGCCGCGCGGCTGGCGATGGAGGCCGGGGTGCCGCTGCTGCCGATGGCGCTGTGGGGCACCCAGCGGCTGTGGACCAAGGGCCACCCGCGCAACCTGGGCCGCACCAAGCTGCCGATCACGGTACGGATCGGCGAGCAGATGCGGCCGCACCAGAACGAGCGGGCCGGCGCGCTCACCCGGCGGCTGCGCCAGCGGGTCCAGGAGCTGCTGGAGGACGCCCAGCGGGCGTATCCCGGCCGTCCCTCCGGCCCGGACGACCGCTGGTGGCTCCCGGCGCACCTGGGCGGCACCGCGCCCACGCCGGAGGAGGCGGCGGCGCGGGACCGCGAGAGCCAGCCGCAGGCGAGCTGA
- a CDS encoding electron transfer flavoprotein subunit beta/FixA family protein, which yields MSLRIVVAVKYVPDATGDRHFAEDLTTDRDAVDGLLSELDEYAVEQALQIADAADDAEITVLTVGPEDAKDALRKALSMGADKAIHVEDDALHGTDVIGTSLVLAKAIEHAGYDLVVTGMASTDGTAGVVPALLAERLGIPQVTLLSEVSVADGKVTGRRDGDAASEQLEASLPALVSVTDQSGEARYPSFKGIMAAKKKPVEALDLADLGIDPADVGLAGAWTAVDDATQRPARTAGTIVKDEGEGGKQLAEFLASQKFI from the coding sequence GTGAGCTTGAGGATCGTAGTCGCAGTGAAGTATGTGCCCGACGCCACGGGTGACCGTCACTTCGCCGAGGACCTGACCACCGACCGCGACGCGGTCGACGGCCTGCTGTCGGAGCTGGACGAGTACGCCGTCGAGCAGGCGCTGCAGATCGCGGACGCCGCCGACGACGCCGAGATCACGGTGCTGACGGTGGGTCCGGAGGACGCCAAGGACGCGCTGCGCAAGGCGCTTTCGATGGGCGCGGACAAGGCGATCCACGTCGAGGACGACGCGCTGCACGGCACCGACGTCATCGGTACGTCGCTGGTGCTCGCCAAGGCGATCGAGCACGCCGGATACGACCTGGTCGTCACCGGCATGGCGTCCACCGACGGCACCGCGGGCGTGGTGCCCGCGCTGCTCGCCGAGCGCCTGGGCATCCCGCAGGTCACCCTGCTGTCCGAGGTCTCGGTGGCCGACGGCAAGGTCACCGGCCGCCGTGACGGCGACGCCGCCAGCGAGCAGCTGGAGGCGTCCCTGCCCGCGCTGGTCTCCGTGACCGACCAGTCGGGCGAGGCGCGTTACCCGTCCTTCAAGGGCATCATGGCCGCGAAGAAGAAGCCGGTGGAGGCGCTCGACCTGGCCGACCTGGGCATCGACCCGGCCGATGTGGGTCTGGCCGGCGCCTGGACCGCCGTCGATGACGCCACGCAGCGGCCCGCCCGCACCGCGGGCACGATCGTCAAGGACGAGGGCGAGGGCGGCAAGCAACTGGCGGAATTCCTCGCTTCGCAGAAGTTCATCTGA
- a CDS encoding DUF4395 domain-containing protein — protein MEIDVRGPRFGAALTTLVLAVVLITGSGWLLAVQAAFFAVGAAAGVQNSPYGRLFRGVVRPRIGPPPATEDAAPPRFAQAVGLVFSVVGVIGYAVGPQWLGLAATACALAAAFLNAAFAYCLGCEMYLLLKRATA, from the coding sequence ATGGAGATAGATGTACGAGGGCCCCGGTTCGGTGCCGCCCTCACCACGCTGGTGCTCGCGGTCGTCCTGATCACCGGGAGCGGCTGGCTGCTGGCCGTTCAGGCGGCCTTCTTCGCGGTCGGCGCGGCAGCGGGGGTGCAGAACTCGCCGTACGGCCGGCTCTTCCGCGGCGTGGTGCGGCCCAGGATCGGTCCGCCGCCGGCCACCGAGGACGCGGCGCCGCCGCGCTTCGCCCAGGCGGTGGGGCTGGTCTTCTCGGTCGTCGGGGTGATCGGTTACGCGGTCGGTCCGCAGTGGCTGGGGCTGGCCGCGACCGCGTGCGCGCTGGCCGCCGCCTTCCTCAACGCGGCCTTCGCGTACTGCCTCGGCTGCGAGATGTACCTGCTGCTCAAGCGGGCCACCGCCTGA
- a CDS encoding amino acid ABC transporter permease — MTVRDEVAPAEPYKPSARRIARERHRRARTRRSFAVATVSTVVTAAVLVTLTVNSPGWSRTRETFFNGHYARVALPDVLRGLWLNLQLMVVCGAVVLVAGLVIAVLRTLRGPVFFPLRALATAYVDFFRGLPLIICILAVVFGVPALRLNGVTHDPVVLGGFALCLTYTAYVAEVFRAGIETVHPSQRAAARSLGLSSAQAMRHVVLPQAVRRVVPPLLNDLVSLQKDTGLVSIGGAVDAVQAAQIVASRSFNYTPYVIAGAIFVALTIPMTRFTDWVTARMNRRQSQEGSV; from the coding sequence ATGACCGTGCGGGACGAGGTGGCACCGGCCGAACCGTACAAGCCGTCGGCGCGGCGGATCGCCCGCGAGCGCCACCGGCGGGCCCGCACCCGCCGGTCCTTCGCCGTGGCCACGGTCAGCACCGTGGTGACGGCGGCCGTGCTGGTCACGCTGACCGTCAACTCGCCCGGCTGGTCCCGCACCCGGGAGACCTTCTTCAACGGGCACTACGCCCGGGTGGCGCTGCCCGACGTGCTGCGCGGGCTGTGGCTCAACCTCCAGCTGATGGTGGTGTGCGGCGCCGTCGTCCTGGTCGCCGGGCTGGTGATCGCGGTGCTCCGCACCCTGCGCGGCCCGGTCTTCTTCCCGCTGCGCGCCCTGGCGACGGCGTACGTCGACTTCTTCCGCGGGCTGCCGCTGATCATCTGCATCCTGGCGGTGGTCTTCGGCGTGCCCGCGCTGCGGCTGAACGGGGTCACCCACGACCCCGTGGTGCTCGGCGGCTTCGCGCTCTGCCTGACGTACACCGCCTATGTGGCCGAGGTGTTCAGGGCCGGCATCGAGACCGTGCACCCCAGTCAGCGCGCCGCCGCCCGCTCGCTCGGCCTCAGCAGCGCCCAGGCGATGCGGCACGTGGTGCTGCCGCAGGCCGTCCGCCGGGTGGTGCCGCCGCTCCTCAACGACCTGGTCTCGCTGCAGAAGGACACCGGCCTGGTCTCCATCGGCGGCGCCGTGGACGCCGTCCAGGCCGCGCAGATCGTCGCCAGCCGGAGCTTCAACTACACGCCCTATGTCATCGCCGGGGCGATCTTCGTGGCGCTCACCATCCCGATGACACGGTTCACCGACTGGGTGACCGCGCGGATGAACCGCCGGCAGTCGCAGGAGGGGTCCGTATGA
- a CDS encoding TlpA family protein disulfide reductase: MTGLVVCLAVLAAASVYGVIHRRRDGRVRVRAKDGEERLTAADLGGPLGERATLVQFSSAFCAPCRATRRVLGEVADMVEGVRHIEIDAEAHLELVRRLNIHKTPTVLVLAADGSVVRRAAGQPRRADVIAALGSAV, translated from the coding sequence ATGACGGGACTGGTCGTGTGCCTGGCCGTGCTCGCCGCCGCGAGCGTCTACGGGGTCATCCACCGGCGCCGGGACGGGAGAGTGCGCGTGCGGGCCAAGGACGGCGAAGAACGGCTCACCGCCGCCGATCTCGGCGGGCCGCTGGGGGAGCGGGCCACCCTGGTCCAGTTCTCCAGCGCGTTCTGCGCGCCCTGCCGGGCCACCCGGCGGGTGCTGGGCGAGGTCGCGGACATGGTCGAGGGCGTACGGCACATCGAGATCGACGCCGAGGCGCACCTGGAACTCGTCCGCCGGCTGAACATACACAAGACCCCGACCGTACTGGTGCTTGCCGCCGACGGCTCGGTCGTGCGCAGGGCCGCCGGGCAGCCGCGCCGCGCCGACGTGATCGCGGCGCTGGGGTCGGCGGTCTGA
- a CDS encoding SDR family oxidoreductase — protein MTTDTYTGGLDGAVIAVAGAGGPAGRAVLQRLARAGGHVIAADADPERLAEAVDAAQYDAGGADITGEIVDLLALEATQDWASRIEKDHGRVDGLVHLVGGWRGSASFPEIELADWDVLHDLLIRTVQRTSMAFHDGLMRSPGGRYVLISAAAATEPTAGNAAYAASKAAAEAWTLAMADSFRKLSGENEPTAAATVLVIKALVHDELRAQRPNAKFAGFTDVHDLAEAIAAVWDRSPTEVNGTRQWLTPRP, from the coding sequence ATGACGACCGACACATACACAGGCGGACTCGACGGAGCGGTGATCGCGGTCGCGGGCGCGGGCGGTCCGGCGGGCCGGGCGGTGCTTCAGCGGCTGGCCCGCGCGGGCGGCCATGTGATCGCCGCGGACGCGGACCCCGAGCGGCTGGCCGAGGCCGTGGACGCGGCGCAGTACGACGCGGGCGGCGCGGACATCACCGGCGAGATCGTGGACCTGCTGGCCCTGGAGGCCACCCAGGACTGGGCCTCCCGGATCGAGAAGGACCACGGCCGGGTCGACGGCCTGGTGCACCTCGTCGGCGGCTGGCGCGGTTCCGCCTCCTTCCCGGAGATCGAGCTGGCCGACTGGGACGTGCTGCACGACCTGCTGATCCGTACCGTCCAGCGCACCTCCATGGCCTTCCACGACGGCCTGATGCGCAGCCCCGGCGGACGCTATGTGCTGATCAGCGCCGCCGCGGCCACCGAGCCCACGGCCGGCAACGCCGCTTACGCCGCGTCCAAGGCCGCGGCCGAGGCGTGGACGCTCGCGATGGCCGACTCCTTCCGCAAGCTGAGCGGCGAGAACGAGCCCACGGCGGCGGCCACCGTACTGGTGATCAAGGCGCTGGTGCACGATGAGCTGCGGGCCCAGCGCCCGAACGCCAAATTCGCCGGTTTCACCGACGTCCACGACCTCGCCGAGGCGATCGCGGCCGTCTGGGACCGGAGCCCTACGGAAGTGAACGGGACCCGACAGTGGCTGACGCCCCGACCGTGA
- a CDS encoding ABC transporter substrate-binding protein, with amino-acid sequence MRPAITPSPRRVALPAAALLTLALAVGCSPQDDDTASDTPASPSSGAPATTAACAPGSLPTHSAGKLTIGTDNPAYDPWFSDNKPSNGKGYESAVAYAVAKQLGYPQDQVVWKTVPFNSAFAPGVKDFDFDINQVSINADRKKAVDFSPGYYDVRQAVIARKGSKIAGAHAIADLKGAKLGAQIGTTSLDFITDVVKPSKQPAVFQRNDLAVAALKNGQVDGIVVDLPTAFYITGAEVPDAKVVGQFANTGGTPEQFGLVLDKGSKLTDCVSRAVTALRSDGTLAAIEKQWLSDAVDAPVLK; translated from the coding sequence ATGCGTCCCGCGATCACGCCGTCCCCGCGCCGCGTCGCCCTCCCGGCGGCCGCCCTGCTCACCCTCGCCCTCGCCGTCGGCTGCTCGCCGCAGGACGACGACACCGCCTCCGACACACCGGCGTCGCCCTCGTCCGGCGCGCCCGCGACCACCGCCGCCTGCGCGCCGGGGTCGCTCCCGACCCACTCCGCGGGCAAGCTCACCATCGGCACCGACAACCCGGCGTACGACCCCTGGTTCTCCGACAACAAGCCGTCCAACGGCAAGGGATACGAATCGGCGGTCGCCTACGCGGTGGCCAAGCAGCTCGGTTACCCGCAGGACCAGGTGGTCTGGAAGACCGTGCCCTTCAACAGCGCCTTCGCGCCCGGGGTCAAGGACTTCGACTTCGACATCAACCAGGTGTCGATCAACGCCGACCGCAAGAAGGCCGTCGACTTCTCGCCGGGCTACTACGACGTACGGCAGGCCGTCATCGCCCGCAAGGGCTCGAAGATCGCCGGCGCGCACGCCATCGCCGACCTCAAGGGCGCGAAGCTGGGCGCCCAGATCGGCACCACCAGCCTCGACTTCATCACCGACGTGGTGAAGCCGTCCAAGCAGCCCGCCGTCTTCCAGCGCAACGACCTGGCCGTGGCCGCGCTCAAGAACGGCCAGGTCGACGGCATCGTGGTGGACCTGCCGACCGCCTTCTACATCACCGGCGCGGAGGTCCCCGACGCCAAGGTCGTCGGGCAGTTCGCCAACACCGGTGGCACACCCGAGCAGTTCGGGCTCGTCCTCGACAAGGGCAGCAAGCTGACGGACTGTGTGTCGCGGGCCGTCACCGCGCTGCGCTCGGACGGCACCCTGGCCGCGATCGAGAAGCAGTGGCTGTCCGACGCGGTCGACGCCCCGGTGCTCAAGTGA
- a CDS encoding amino acid ABC transporter ATP-binding protein: MSTGARAEEPVSPALAVEPVLRLESVRKTYGPTVVLGDIGLDVPAHTVTALIGASGSGKSTLLRCANLLEEIDDGAIFLDGEEITDPEVDQDAVRRRIGVVFQAYNLFPHMTVLDNITLAPRRVHKVPRKEAEAAARELLGRLGLADRAGEYPDRLSGGQQQRVAILRAVATRPRLLLLDEVTAALDPELVGEVLAVVRDLKEEGMTMVIATHEMAFAREVADQVCFLDAGVILERGTPAEVFGAPREQRTRDFLRRITAAGRL; this comes from the coding sequence ATGAGCACCGGCGCGCGCGCCGAGGAACCCGTGTCGCCCGCCCTTGCCGTCGAGCCGGTGCTGCGGCTGGAGTCGGTCCGCAAGACGTACGGCCCGACCGTGGTGCTCGGGGACATCGGCCTCGACGTGCCCGCGCACACCGTCACCGCCCTCATCGGCGCCTCGGGCTCCGGCAAGTCGACGCTGCTGCGCTGCGCCAATCTGCTGGAGGAGATCGACGACGGCGCGATCTTCCTCGACGGCGAGGAGATCACCGACCCGGAGGTCGACCAGGACGCGGTCCGCCGCAGGATCGGCGTCGTCTTCCAGGCGTACAACCTCTTCCCGCACATGACCGTGCTGGACAACATCACCCTGGCGCCGCGCCGGGTGCACAAGGTGCCGCGCAAGGAGGCCGAGGCGGCGGCGCGCGAGCTGCTGGGACGGCTCGGGCTCGCCGACCGGGCGGGCGAGTACCCGGACCGGCTCAGCGGCGGTCAGCAGCAGCGCGTGGCGATCCTGCGGGCGGTCGCCACCCGGCCGCGGCTGCTGCTCCTCGACGAGGTCACCGCGGCCCTCGACCCCGAACTGGTCGGTGAGGTGCTGGCCGTCGTGCGCGACCTCAAGGAGGAGGGCATGACGATGGTGATCGCCACGCACGAGATGGCCTTCGCCCGCGAGGTGGCCGACCAGGTGTGCTTCCTGGACGCCGGGGTGATCCTGGAACGCGGCACGCCCGCCGAGGTGTTCGGCGCGCCGCGCGAGCAGCGCACCCGGGACTTCCTGCGGCGGATCACGGCGGCGGGGCGGCTGTGA
- a CDS encoding threonine aldolase family protein — MADAPTVTEQLATDAVRRHDPRVRGFASDNYAGVHPEVLTALALANGGHQVAYGGDDYTVHLQEVFRRHFGPRAEAFPVFNGTGANVTALQAVTERWGAVICAESAHINVDECGAPERVGGLKLLTVPTEDGKLTPELIDRQAYGFDDEHRAQPQVVSITQTTELGTCYTPEEIRAICDHAHQLGMAVHLDGARIANAAASLDVPLARFTTEAGVDILSFGGTKNGLLLGECVVVLDPARVRALPHLRKLSMQLASKMRFVSVQFEALLAGDLWLRSAAHANAMARRLDRAVRDLDGVTVLRPVQSNAVFALLPREVSERLQKRYRFYFWDEKTGEVRWMCSFDTTEEDVDAFAAALAEELHEYA; from the coding sequence GTGGCTGACGCCCCGACCGTGACCGAACAGCTCGCCACCGACGCCGTACGGCGCCACGATCCGCGGGTACGCGGATTCGCCAGCGACAACTACGCGGGAGTGCACCCCGAAGTGCTCACCGCCCTCGCCCTCGCCAACGGCGGCCACCAGGTCGCCTACGGCGGGGACGACTACACCGTCCACCTCCAGGAGGTCTTCCGCCGCCACTTCGGCCCCCGCGCGGAGGCATTCCCCGTCTTCAACGGCACCGGCGCCAATGTGACCGCCCTCCAGGCCGTCACCGAGCGCTGGGGCGCGGTGATCTGCGCCGAGTCCGCGCACATCAACGTCGACGAGTGCGGCGCCCCCGAGCGGGTCGGCGGCCTCAAGCTGCTCACCGTGCCCACCGAGGACGGCAAGCTCACCCCCGAGCTGATCGACCGGCAGGCGTACGGCTTCGACGACGAGCACCGGGCCCAGCCGCAGGTCGTCTCGATCACCCAGACCACCGAGCTGGGCACCTGCTACACGCCCGAGGAGATCCGGGCGATCTGCGACCACGCCCACCAGCTCGGCATGGCCGTGCACCTGGACGGCGCCCGGATCGCCAACGCGGCGGCGAGCCTGGATGTGCCGCTCGCCCGCTTCACCACCGAGGCCGGGGTCGACATCCTGTCCTTCGGCGGCACCAAGAACGGTCTGCTGCTCGGCGAGTGCGTGGTCGTCCTCGACCCCGCACGGGTCCGCGCCCTGCCGCACCTGCGCAAGCTCTCCATGCAGCTCGCCTCCAAGATGCGCTTCGTGTCCGTGCAGTTCGAGGCGCTGCTGGCCGGCGACCTGTGGCTGCGCAGCGCCGCGCACGCCAACGCCATGGCCCGCCGCCTCGACCGGGCGGTCCGCGACCTCGACGGGGTCACGGTGCTGCGCCCGGTGCAGTCCAACGCCGTCTTCGCGCTCCTGCCGCGCGAGGTCAGCGAACGGCTGCAGAAGCGCTACCGCTTCTACTTCTGGGACGAGAAGACCGGCGAGGTGCGCTGGATGTGCTCCTTCGACACCACGGAGGAGGACGTCGACGCATTCGCCGCCGCCCTCGCCGAGGAACTGCATGAGTATGCGTAG
- a CDS encoding DUF6421 family protein, with amino-acid sequence MSEVLSPEAAGGSEMSGDGIVGHPQWAVLKQAVEAIRPWQQKDGSIDFDAEGAPPRDDAVRTLARVVDAVEQLSPLLPHDADYHRALVADLRRWSDGGFAVPDFLDSLLAFQPAADRRDGLRHLVVFPMYTQNGNPNRNLEAVALRVVWPEWLAELERTRYDNPLFVPITFEDFTPGYDTNSAVLFPETVAVRQAPERWTWGAIFCDREAARFRAVTAAAVDTLGLELPEEAVRLVEDQELAQQTYVLWDMIHDRTHSHGDLPFDPFMIKQRAPFWMYGLEELRCDLTTFKEAVALQAEGHPMGLGVQYAILFDRLFRFPVTGERVRNYDGLGGQLLFAYLHKHDAVRWTDNTLHIDWERAPRVTNQLCAEIETLYRDGIDRPKLVHWFAAYDLVATYLSPHPGSVWAKGPEALDLSLPPRKLVDEVLADEFPLSMFYEALAKKLREVIASTKGITGDSALRGAA; translated from the coding sequence ATGAGTGAAGTTCTTTCGCCGGAGGCGGCGGGTGGGAGTGAGATGTCCGGCGACGGGATCGTCGGCCACCCCCAGTGGGCCGTGCTGAAGCAGGCGGTGGAAGCCATCAGGCCCTGGCAGCAGAAGGACGGCTCGATCGACTTCGACGCCGAGGGCGCGCCCCCCCGGGACGACGCCGTACGCACCCTGGCCCGGGTCGTGGACGCGGTCGAGCAGCTCTCCCCGCTGCTCCCGCACGACGCCGACTACCACCGCGCCCTGGTCGCCGATCTGCGGCGCTGGTCCGACGGCGGCTTCGCCGTCCCCGACTTCCTCGACTCGCTGCTGGCCTTCCAGCCCGCCGCCGACCGCCGCGACGGCCTGCGCCACCTCGTCGTCTTCCCGATGTACACCCAGAACGGCAACCCGAACCGCAACCTCGAAGCGGTCGCCCTGCGTGTGGTCTGGCCCGAATGGCTGGCCGAACTGGAGCGCACCCGGTACGACAACCCGCTCTTCGTCCCCATCACCTTCGAGGACTTCACCCCGGGTTACGACACCAACTCCGCGGTGCTCTTCCCCGAGACCGTCGCCGTACGCCAGGCCCCCGAGCGCTGGACCTGGGGTGCCATCTTCTGCGACCGCGAGGCGGCCCGCTTCCGCGCCGTGACCGCCGCCGCCGTGGACACCCTCGGCCTGGAGCTGCCCGAGGAGGCCGTCCGGCTGGTCGAGGACCAGGAGCTGGCGCAGCAGACCTATGTGCTGTGGGACATGATCCACGACCGCACCCACAGCCACGGCGACCTGCCGTTCGACCCCTTCATGATCAAGCAGCGCGCGCCGTTCTGGATGTACGGCCTCGAAGAGCTGCGCTGCGACCTGACCACCTTCAAGGAGGCCGTCGCGCTCCAGGCCGAGGGCCACCCGATGGGCTTGGGCGTGCAGTACGCGATCCTCTTCGACCGGCTCTTCCGCTTCCCGGTCACCGGTGAGCGCGTGCGCAACTACGACGGGCTCGGCGGACAGCTGCTCTTCGCCTACCTCCACAAGCACGACGCCGTACGCTGGACTGACAACACCCTGCACATCGACTGGGAGCGCGCACCGCGGGTCACCAACCAGCTCTGCGCCGAGATCGAGACGCTGTACCGGGACGGCATCGACCGGCCCAAACTCGTGCACTGGTTCGCCGCCTACGATCTGGTCGCGACGTACCTCTCCCCGCATCCCGGCTCCGTCTGGGCGAAGGGTCCGGAAGCCCTGGACCTCTCGCTCCCGCCGCGCAAGCTGGTGGACGAAGTGCTGGCGGACGAATTTCCGCTCAGCATGTTCTATGAGGCCCTTGCGAAGAAGCTCCGCGAGGTGATCGCCTCGACCAAGGGCATCACCGGCGACAGCGCGCTGCGAGGCGCCGCGTGA